A stretch of the uncultured Desulfobacter sp. genome encodes the following:
- a CDS encoding sugar phosphate nucleotidyltransferase, with product MKALILAAGFGTRLLPYTQQLPKPLFTINGRPVLDYAVNHLLDAGCTKIFINSHHLANAVAQFVDSHPSKQVLEVVFEPVILDTGGAIANLGARLADDDFFVINADVLCNFDLSYLMACHKASKALATLLVHDCYRFNTLCVDQTTPELGVVKHFSQAPESGLAFTGIQAISPDIFEYMPPEKIFSSIDVYKKVCELGKISAVKAKQFYWRDMGTPQDYQHTSRECLAAQIFGIAPSHINDIDIQSIAGDGSDRLWFRARHQGKSLILSDHGICVDAAQTNNGTAQLNAFIKIGKHLTAKGIAVPQILGHDTISGQVAVADLGGTHLADHIQGMDTPQVIYWYQRVIDSLIDFSFKGIKDFDTRWTCQTPSYSKQMILDLECRYFMQAFVNKYLGSKDPFENFARPFSHIADNALIHAMNGLMHRDCQSKNIMIHDGRPWFIDFQSARPGPFQYDLASLLIDPYVTLPQVVRDQLINYALKKIGLKVSFDIDAFMHSFRYCCISRNLQMLGAFGFLTRVKNKTQFEQYIPPALNELEYRLKTLNEPELAGLTHFVQSLQGDLK from the coding sequence ATGAAAGCCCTGATACTTGCAGCCGGGTTTGGCACAAGGCTTCTGCCCTATACACAGCAATTACCCAAACCCCTTTTCACCATCAACGGCCGGCCGGTACTTGATTATGCAGTTAACCATCTTTTAGATGCCGGTTGCACAAAGATTTTTATCAATTCGCACCATCTGGCAAACGCTGTAGCACAGTTTGTTGATAGCCACCCATCAAAACAAGTGTTGGAAGTAGTTTTTGAGCCCGTAATTCTCGATACAGGCGGGGCGATAGCCAACCTTGGCGCGAGGTTGGCAGATGATGATTTTTTTGTGATTAATGCAGATGTGCTCTGTAATTTTGATCTGTCATACCTCATGGCCTGCCACAAGGCATCCAAAGCCCTTGCGACTTTGTTGGTCCACGACTGCTACCGGTTTAATACCCTTTGTGTGGATCAAACAACCCCGGAACTGGGCGTTGTCAAGCATTTTTCCCAGGCACCTGAATCCGGTCTTGCATTCACGGGAATTCAGGCCATATCCCCGGATATTTTTGAATACATGCCCCCTGAAAAAATATTTTCAAGTATTGATGTATATAAAAAGGTATGTGAACTGGGAAAAATTTCTGCGGTCAAAGCCAAACAATTTTATTGGCGGGATATGGGCACCCCTCAGGATTACCAACACACATCCAGGGAATGCCTGGCCGCTCAAATTTTTGGCATAGCTCCGTCTCATATAAATGATATAGACATCCAGTCCATAGCAGGGGACGGCTCGGACCGTCTCTGGTTTCGTGCCCGCCACCAAGGAAAAAGCCTGATTCTTTCAGATCACGGCATCTGCGTGGATGCGGCCCAAACCAACAACGGCACAGCCCAGTTGAATGCATTTATAAAAATCGGGAAACATTTGACCGCCAAAGGCATTGCAGTCCCTCAAATTTTGGGCCATGACACCATTTCAGGGCAGGTGGCCGTGGCAGATCTTGGCGGTACCCATCTGGCCGACCATATCCAAGGCATGGACACACCCCAGGTTATTTACTGGTATCAACGTGTCATTGACAGTCTGATTGATTTTTCCTTTAAAGGAATTAAAGATTTTGATACCCGTTGGACCTGCCAGACCCCGTCCTACTCAAAACAGATGATTTTGGATCTGGAATGCAGATATTTTATGCAGGCCTTTGTCAATAAATACCTTGGCAGCAAGGATCCGTTTGAAAATTTTGCCCGGCCATTTTCCCATATTGCCGACAATGCATTGATTCATGCAATGAATGGGCTAATGCACCGGGACTGCCAGTCGAAAAATATTATGATCCATGACGGCCGGCCCTGGTTCATTGATTTTCAATCAGCTCGGCCAGGTCCTTTTCAATATGATCTGGCTTCCCTTTTGATTGACCCCTATGTTACACTGCCCCAGGTTGTCCGGGATCAACTTATAAACTATGCTTTGAAAAAAATCGGCCTTAAAGTATCCTTTGATATAGATGCTTTTATGCACTCTTTCAGATACTGTTGTATATCACGTAACCTTCAAATGCTGGGTGCATTTGGTTTTTTGACCCGAGTTAAAAACAAAACCCAATTTGAACAATATATCCCGCCGGCCTTAAATGAACTTGAATATCGACTCAAAACCCTAAATGAACCCGAACTGGCCGGACTGACCCATTTTGTCCAAAGCCTTCAAGGAGATTTGAAATGA